CCGGATTCCGGCCCGCGGCGCGGACGTCCGGAAGACAGCGCTTGCGGTGCCGGCCCGTGCGCGGTCACTTTTCACCCGGTTCCCTCCGTTGCCCCCTCGCCCCGCGCGTGGCTACGGTCCGCTGATGACGGACATGACGCGACGCACGATCCTGGGCACGGCCGGCGCCCTCGGCGCCGGCGCGGCACTCACCGGCGGGCAGGCGCAGGCCCGTAGCGTGACGGCCGGAGGCGGCACGGCGGCGGCCGCCGGCAGGGGGTTCGACGTGGCGGCGGCGGGCGAGGCACTGGCGCGGCTGCTGCCCGACCACGCCGGGCAGTTCGCGCTCACCGCCCTCGACGGCGAGGAGCGTTTCACCGTACGCGGCCGGGCCGGCCGGATCGAGGTCGGCGGCACCAGCCCCGCGGTGCTCCTCACCGGCGTGCACTGGTACCTGAAGTACACCTGCCGCGCCGTCGTCTCCTGGTCCGGGAGCCAGACCCGGCTCCCCCGCCGCCTCCCCGCGCCCGCCGCGCCCGTGGAGCGCCGCGCCACCGTCCCGGCCCGGTTCGCGCTCAACGACACGCACGACGGCTACACCGGCCCGTACCACGACTGGGCGCGCTGGGAGCGGTTCATCGACGTGCTCGCGCTGCACGGCTGCAACCAGGTCCTCGTCACCCCCGGCACCGAGGCCGTCTACCACCGGCTGCTCCAGGACTTCGGCTACTCCGACGCCGAGGCCCGCGCCTGGCTGCCCGCGCCCAGCCACCAGCCGTGGTGGCTGCTGCAGAACATGAGCGGCTACGGCGGCCCCGTCTCCCCCGCGCTGCTGGCCGAGCGCACGGAACTCGGCCGCCGCATCACGGCCCGCATGCGCGAGCTGGGCATCTCCCCCGTCCTGCCCGGCTACTTCGGCACCGTCCCCGGCGGCTTCGCCGCCCGCAACCCCGGTGCCCGCACCGTCCCCCAGGGCACCTGGGCGGGCCTGGCCCGCCCCGACTGGCTGGACCCGCGCACCGGCGTCTTCCGCGACGTCGCCGCCGCGTTCTACCGCCACCAGGAAGACCTCTTCGGGCCCGTACGGCACCTGAAGATGGACCTGCTGCACGAGGGCGGCGACCCCGGCGACGTCCCCGTGCCGGAGGCCGCGCGCGCCGTCGAGACCGCGCTGCAGACCGCCCGCCCCGGCGCCACATGGGTCATCCTCGGCTGGCAGGAGAACCCGCGGCGCGAACTCCTCGAAGGGCTCGCCCACCCCGACCGGATGCTCGTCGTCGACGGCCTGTCCGACCTGGAGCGGGTCACCGACCGCGAGGCGGACTGGGGCGGCGTGCCGTACGCCTTCGGCACCATCCCCAACTTCGGCGGCCGCACCACGATCGGCGCCAAGACCCACATGTGGGCGGAGCGGTTCGCCGCCTGGCGGGACAAGCCGGGCAGCGCGTGCGTGGGCACCGCGTACATGCCGGAGGCCGCCGAGCGCGACCCGGCGGCGCTGGAGCTCTTCTGCGAACTGGCGTGGCGGGACGAGCCGGTGGACCGGAAGGAGTGGTTCGAGGAGTACGCGGCCGTGCGCTACGGCGACGCGGACCCGGCGGCGCGCGCGGCGTTCGCGGCGCTGCGCGAGACGGCGTACGCGATCTCCAGCGCCGACGGCCGCCCGCACGACTCGATCTTCGCCGCCCGCCCGTCGCTCGACGCCCGCTCCGGCGCGTACTACGCGACGAAGACGCCGGCCTTCGACCTCGCCAAGTTCGACAAGGCGTTCGGCGCGCTGCTGGGCGTCGCCCCGGCGCTGCGCGCCTCCGACGCGTACCGGCACGACCTCGTCGACCTCGCCCGGCAGGCGCTCGCGAGCCGGTCCCGGGTGCTGCTGCCGCAGCTCAAGGCGGCGTACGAGCGGGGAGACAGAGAGGGAGCAGCCACCTTCCGCACCCTGTCCGACCTGTGGCTGAAGCTGATGGCGCTCAGCGACGAGATCACGGGCACGCACCGCGCGTTCCTCCTCGGCCCGTGGCTCGCCGACGCCCGCCGGAGGGCCGCCGACGACGCGGAGGCCGCGCTGCTGGAGCGCACCGCGCGGGTCCTCGTCACCACCTGGGCCGACCGCCCCACCGCCGACGGCGGGCACCTCGCGGACTACGCGAACCGCGACTGGTCCGGGCTGATCCGCGACTTCCACGCGCCGCGCTGGCGCGCCTACCTGGAGGAGTTGCAGGACGCGCTGGCGGCCGGGCGGGAGCCGGAGCCCTTCGACTGGTACGCGGTCGAGGACCCCTGGACGCGGCAGCGTCACCGCTACCCCGAGCGCCCCTCCGGCGACGCGCACACCCTCGCGCGCCGCGTCCACGAGGTGCTGGCCACGGCCCCGTACCAGGGCGTGGTGACGGCCGTGGCGGATCCCCCCGCGCTCGCGCCGGGCGGGGCGGGGCGGCTGACCGCCGGGTTCCGCAACATGTGCGGGCTGGCCGCCACGGGCGCCGTGGAGCTGGAGCTGACCGGCCTCGACGCCGCACCGCCGGGGGCGGTCTCGCTGCCCGCGGTACCGGCGGCGGGGCGGGCGGAGCACGCGTGGGAGGTGCGGGCGCCCGCCGGGCCGCCCGCGAAGCCGCTGACGCCGCTGGCGTACGAGGTGCGCACGGCGTACGGGATGGCGGGGCAGGGCCCGGTGACGGTGCACACGCCGGGCACGCTGTTCGTCGCCGGGCCGCTGGACGACAGCGTCGCCACCGTCACCACCAACGCCGCCGTCTTCGGGCAGCTCGGCGACCGCTGGGCGGTCGACGGGGGCGGGGCGGACATGTGGAAGGCGACGGCGGAGTTCGGCGCGGTCTTCCGCCCGGGGTCGCTGGCCTCCGGCGGCACGGTGACGCTGACCGTCGACGCGCAGGCGCCGACGGGCCCGTGGGCGCGGGCGGGCATCGTCGCCCGCAACGACCTGCGGACGGCGGGCGCGGCCGGGTTCCTCAACCTGGCGGTGACGCCGGCGAACGGCGTGGTGCTGTCGTACGACTCCAACGGCGACGGCACGCTGGACACGTACCGCCGGATCACGGGCGTCACGGCGCCCGTCACGCTGCGGCTGACGCGGGCGGGCGACACGTTCACGGGCGCGTGCTCGACGGACTCCGGTGCGACGTGGCGGACCGTGGCGACGGTCACCGTGCCCGGGACCGCGGGGACGCAGGACGCGGGGCTCTTCATGTCGGCGGCGGCGGGCGTGCGGGGGACGGTGGAGTTCGGCGGGTGGACGAGCGGATGAGGGCCCGGCCGCCGGGCGGGGCGGCCGGTCGTGGCGCCGCGGCGGAGTGACCATCTGAGGATTCACTCGTTCAACCCAGCGTGGATCAGCAGGCCGTCACCGCCCGGGGCGCCGCGAAGCCGCCACCGCCCGCGGACACCGTCCCCCCGCCCGTCGACGTCGAGCAGGCAGAGGCCGCCGTCGTCGAGCACTACGCGCATCTGACGCGGCTGGCGTATCTGCTGCTGCCCGCGGAGGAGGACCGCGGCAGGCGGGTGCTGGCGGCGCACGGCCTGGTGCAGCGCTCGCTGCCGCGGGGGCGTACGGCGCCGGGGGCACCGGACTGCGGCGTACACGACGGAGTGCCGCCGGGCGCCGTGCCGGGCCAGCGGGCGGACGGGAGCGGCGGCGCGGCCCGGGGTCCCGGTGCCGCGGACGCCGCGCACGGGGCCGAGGTGCGGTTCGGTCCCGGCGCGCCCTGGCGGAACGACGGGGACGCCGGGGCCGGCTACGCCTACGTGCGGCTCCGGATCGTCCGGGCCGCACTCGACGCCGGACGCCCCCGCCGCCCGCTGCGGCTGCCGCGCCCCGGCGGGCTGCCGAGCCCGCTGCCCCGGCTCTGGGGGCTGCGGCTCCACCCGCGCCCGGGCGGCTCCGACGAACTGGCCCTCGACCGCGCCCTCGCGGCGCTCCCCGCCCCGGCCCGCGCCGCGTACGTGCTGCGCGGCCTCGAAGCGCTGCCGGACCCGGCCGTGCGCCGGCTCCTCGCGGCGGCCGGTGCCGAGGACCCCGGGGCCGCGCTCGCCGCCGCCGACCGCGTCGCGGAGCCGCCCGGCAGCGCGGAGCGGCGGCTGCTGCTCTCCCCCGAGTTCGACCCCTGCGCGCTCCAGGCCCGCCCCACCGACCTGCTGCGGCGCCGCCAGCACACCCGCGCCGCGCTCGCCGCCGCCGCGGCCCTCGTCGCCGTCGTCGCCCTCCTCGGCGTCCCCGGCACCGGGGGCGGCGCGGACGACGCGGCGGCGGCCCCGTACGCCCGCAACGCCTTCGCGGAACAGGCCCTCGACCCGGCGCGGCTCGCCCTCGCGGGCCGCGACGACTGGCAGCGCACCGGCCGCGCCGACTTCGCCGCCTGGCCGGCCCGCGGCGCCCGTACCCGCGACGCGGCGCTGCTGCGCCGGGCGCTGGCCGTCTGGGCCCGGCCCGGCGAGTCCGTACGGGTCTCGGCGACGCCCGGCACCGCCGCGGGACCGCCCGCGGGACCGCCGCGGCTGCTGTACGCGGGGGACGTCGACCGGGCGACCGTCGTCCTCTTCCACGACGGCCTGCGGCTGGTGCGGTACGCGGAGGTGCGGGGCGAACCGGGCGCCGCGGTGCTGGACTTCGCCCGCGCCGACGCGGCGGACGCGGCGAGCGCGCTCGCCGTCGTCGTCGGCCGCACGGACGGCAAGGTCCGCTATCTGACCGCGCCGTGGGTCTCCGGGGTCTCGCTGCGCGAGCTGCTGGACCCGGCGGCGGAGGCGGAGCGGGTCGACCGCGACACGGACGGCGTCACCGCCCCCGTCCCCAGTCCTCCGCTCCCCACCACCGCCCCCGCGGAACCGGGCGCCGCCACCCCCGGCGACGAGCCGGACACGGGCGGCGCGCAGCACGGCACGCGAGCACCCGGCGGGGCGGCGGACGGGGCGGCGGACGACACCGCGACGACCGACGCACCCGCCGCGCAAAGCCCGCCGGACGGCACCCCCGGCGGCTCCCGGGACACCGCCGAGCAGCCCTGCACCACGTGGCCCGGCCTGGAGCTGCGCACCCGCCCCTCCGCGGGCGCCGGCGCACCCGCCCAGCTCACGACCGACCTCGGCGAACTGGTGCCGGCCAGGCTGACCTACGGCCCGCCGGCCGCCGCCACGGACGTCGCCGGCGCCGCGGCCCGCGACCGCTGGGCCCGTACCGCGTGCCACCTCGCCGCGCTCCGCGCCCACGGCGTACGGTCCGTGAACTCCTGGACGTTCGCCGGCCAGCCGCTGCCGGAGGCGGGCGGCACCGCCGCCTGGGTGTGCACCCGCGCAGACACCTGGCGCGGCACCGGCGGGGTGACCCTGGCGCAGTTCCAGCCGCCGGCGACCGACCCGCTGCAGCAGGGCGCGGTGGCGGCCCGGGCGCGGGACACGACGGCGTGCGGCGTACGGGCGCCGCACGCGCTGGCGGGCGTGCTGTGGAAGGCGCGCTCCGGCAGGTGGTACGTGCTGGCGGCGGGCAGCCGCGACGTCACGTCGGTCACCGCCTCCGGCGGCGTGAGCGGCGTGGCGGAGGGCCGGTTCCTGGCCACCGCCGCCGACCGCGGTGCCCGCGCCAGACTGACCGCGACCCTCCCGGACGGCACGACCCTCCGCCCCCCGTCGTAGCGGCGAAGCGGGGGCGAGGACGGGCGAGCGCCTCACCGGAGCCGCTGCGGACCGTCCTACCGCGCGGTCGTGCGGGCAGGACCACGCCGGACACCGCACCCGGCACCCGGCACCCGGCACCCGGCACCCGCCGGGACGCGCACCACCCGCACGACCCGACACACCTGCCCGGAGCATCCCGCCCGCAGGGCTCGCACCGCCGAAACGCGGCGGAAACCCCCACCGCGATACTGGAGGCCCGCCGCAGGCGAACCCGCAGGGTGCGAAACGCAGCGGACACGCCCTGCCGCGATACTGAGAACTCCCGCCCGTGCCACCCCCTCGCACACCCCCGCTCCGCTTCGCCCGCCGCAGGCGAACCCGCGGGGTGCGAAACGCGGCGGAAACTCCCTACCGTGATACTGAGGGCTCGCGCCCGCGCCACCGAGTCACCTGCGAGGATGTGGACCATGGAGAAGCAGCAGGAGTTCGTGCTCCGGACCCTGGAGGAGCGCGACATCCGGTTCGTGCGGCTGTGGTTCACCGATGTGCTGGGCTTCCTGAAGTCCGTCGCCGTCGCCCCAGCCGAGCTGGAGCAGGCGTTCGACGAGGGCATCGGCTTCGACGGCTCCGCCATCGAGGGCTTCGCCCGGGTGCACGAGTCGGACATGCTCGCCAAGCCCGACCCCGGCACGTTCCAGGTGCTGCCCTGGCGCGCGGAGACGCCCGGCACGGCGCGGATGTTCTGCGACATCCTCATGCCCGGCGGCTCGCCGTCCTTCGCCGACCCGCGGTACGTGCTGAAGCGGATCCTCGCCAAGACCTCCGACCTGGGCTTCACCTTCTACACCCACCCCGAGATCGAGTTCTTCCTCCTCAAGGAGAAGCCGGTCGACGGCAGCCGCCCGGTGCCCGCGGACAACTCGGGGTACTTCGACCACACCCCGCAGAACGTCGGCATGGACTTCCGCCGGCAGGCGATCACGATGCTGGAGTCGATGGGCATCTCGGTGGAGTTCTCGCACCACGAGGGCGCGCCGGGCCAGCAGGAGATCGACCTGCGCT
The Streptomyces sp. CNQ-509 DNA segment above includes these coding regions:
- a CDS encoding alpha-N-acetylglucosaminidase — encoded protein: MTDMTRRTILGTAGALGAGAALTGGQAQARSVTAGGGTAAAAGRGFDVAAAGEALARLLPDHAGQFALTALDGEERFTVRGRAGRIEVGGTSPAVLLTGVHWYLKYTCRAVVSWSGSQTRLPRRLPAPAAPVERRATVPARFALNDTHDGYTGPYHDWARWERFIDVLALHGCNQVLVTPGTEAVYHRLLQDFGYSDAEARAWLPAPSHQPWWLLQNMSGYGGPVSPALLAERTELGRRITARMRELGISPVLPGYFGTVPGGFAARNPGARTVPQGTWAGLARPDWLDPRTGVFRDVAAAFYRHQEDLFGPVRHLKMDLLHEGGDPGDVPVPEAARAVETALQTARPGATWVILGWQENPRRELLEGLAHPDRMLVVDGLSDLERVTDREADWGGVPYAFGTIPNFGGRTTIGAKTHMWAERFAAWRDKPGSACVGTAYMPEAAERDPAALELFCELAWRDEPVDRKEWFEEYAAVRYGDADPAARAAFAALRETAYAISSADGRPHDSIFAARPSLDARSGAYYATKTPAFDLAKFDKAFGALLGVAPALRASDAYRHDLVDLARQALASRSRVLLPQLKAAYERGDREGAATFRTLSDLWLKLMALSDEITGTHRAFLLGPWLADARRRAADDAEAALLERTARVLVTTWADRPTADGGHLADYANRDWSGLIRDFHAPRWRAYLEELQDALAAGREPEPFDWYAVEDPWTRQRHRYPERPSGDAHTLARRVHEVLATAPYQGVVTAVADPPALAPGGAGRLTAGFRNMCGLAATGAVELELTGLDAAPPGAVSLPAVPAAGRAEHAWEVRAPAGPPAKPLTPLAYEVRTAYGMAGQGPVTVHTPGTLFVAGPLDDSVATVTTNAAVFGQLGDRWAVDGGGADMWKATAEFGAVFRPGSLASGGTVTLTVDAQAPTGPWARAGIVARNDLRTAGAAGFLNLAVTPANGVVLSYDSNGDGTLDTYRRITGVTAPVTLRLTRAGDTFTGACSTDSGATWRTVATVTVPGTAGTQDAGLFMSAAAGVRGTVEFGGWTSG